The nucleotide sequence ACGCCGGGCAAGCCTGATCAACAGGAGGTGCGACATGCCACTGAACCATACGCACGCAACACAGATCCTGATTCCCGGCTGGCACGGTTCCGGCCCGGATCATTGGCAACAGCACTGGTGGCGCAGTGCTGCCGGCAGCCAACTGCTGGAACAGGATGACTGGCTCACCCCGCGACGCCGCGACTGGGTTAAACGGCTCGACGATGCCGTGCAGGGCACACCCGGACCGATCGTGCTGGTGGCCCATAGTCTCGGTTGCATCACGGTCGCGCACTGGGCGCAGCATTACCGCACCGATAAAGTGATTGGCGCCATGCTGGTAGCGCCCGCAGACGTGGAACGCCCGGACGCACCGCCTGCACTGCACGCCTTTGCGCCCATTCCACTGGATGCGCTGCCGTTCCCGGCGCTGCTGGTGGGGTCGGAAAATGACCGCGCTGCGTCACTGCAACGGGCGCGCTTTCTGGCGAATGCCTGGCAGGCGGATTTCGTCAATGCCGGCCGCGTGGGACATATCAATGTCGCGTCGGGGCATCATCAGTGGGAAGCCGGCCGCGCGCTGTGGCACGACTGGATCAGTCGTCGGGCGATTCACCCCAGCGCGGTAACAGCGTCTGCGGGATACCCAGGTGGTCGAGCAGCCGCGCAACGATGAAATCCACCAGGTCATCAACGCTTTTCGGCTGGTGATAAAAACCCGGCGCCGCCGGCATGATGGTCACACCCAGGCGCGCCAGCTTGAGCATGTTTTCCAGGTGAATGGCGGAGAACGGCGCCTCGCGCGGCACCAGGATCAGTTGCCGTTTTTCCTTGATGGCGACATCCGCCGCGCGCTCGATCAGGTTGTTGCTGGCGCCGCAGGCAATCGCCGACAGTGTGCCGGTGGAACAGGGGCACACCACCATCGACGCCGGCGCACCGGAGCCGGAGGCCACCGGCGCGGTCCACTGTTCCAGCCCGCACACCACCAGCCGGCCCGTTTCCACACCCACGTATTCCCGCAATGCGGATTCTGCCGCGCCGGTGCCCGCCGGCAGGCGCAGGTCGGTTTCGGTGCCGATCACGACCCGCGCTGCTTTTGACAGGATCACAAACACTTCCGCGTTCGCTGCCAGCAGACATTGCAGCAGGCGCAGCCCGTACTGCGCGCCGGAGGCGCCAGTGAAGGCCAGGGTAACGCGATGCGGATGGCTCATGGCAGGCCCCTTCAGATTCTGACCATCAGCGCGGCCAGGAACGGAATCAGAAACAGGATATGCAGCTCGGCCATGACGAGTTTGCGCGTCCCCGCCACCGCGCCGGCATCCGGCAGCGTGTTGTCCTTCAGCATGGTTCGGCGCCAGCGCAGAAAGCGCATGGTCGGCGCGATGGAGATGATCCCCACCAGCACGAACAAGGTGACTTTCAGATGGAACACGCCATTGTGCATATAGAACGCCGGGCCACGGCCATAGGCTTCGGTCAGGCGCAGCAGGCCCGTGGCCAGCACCAGGATCGCCGCCATGCCGTACATCAGGTCGGTGCGCGCCAGCCGTTCGATCGCTTCACGGGTGATCTGGCCGCGCAGGGTGACCAGCTCCAGCAGCAGCGTCGCGGCGAGTGTCATGATGCCGAGGTAGTGCAGGCCGGCGATGAGTGCTGCGATGAGCATGGGGGCTCCTTTTTTTGGGGTCTGACGTCTGACGTCGGACGTCGGACGCTTTAAAGACAAAACAACGTGCTTGCAGGCCTTTGCTTTTGGCGTCCGACGTCAGACGTCCGACGTCCGACCCACGTTCAACAACGCCTCCACCAGCTTTCCATGAATACCACCAAACCCGCCGTTACTCATCACAACAATATGCGCCGGCGCATCCCCCTGGCCATACTCTGCCACCAGTTGCGCGATGACCGCATCAATGCTGTCCAGCGTGCGCGCCGGCACGGGGCTGGCGGCCACCACATCCTGTAGCGACCAGTCGATACCCGCCGGCTGGTACCAGATCACCTGGTCCGCCGCCGCGACACATTCCGGCAGGCGTGCACGGTGCGCGCCCAGGCGCATGGTGTTGGAGCGTGGCTCGATCACCGCGATGATCCTGTCCTGGCCGACACGGCGGCGCAGGCCGTCCAGCGTGGTGGCAATGGCCGTGGGATGGTGCGCAAAATCATCGAACACCTGCACACCGCGCACGCTGCCGACCAGTTCCATGCGCCGTTTCACGCCCTGAAATGCCGCCAGTGCGCGGGCGCCATCCACCGGTGTCACGCCGCAATGCCGTGCCGCCAGCAACGCCGCGACGCCGTTGTAGACGTTGTGCAGGCCGGTCAGCGACCACTGCACCACCACCGGCGGGTAACCGAACGGCGTCACGCGAAACGCGGAGCCGTCTTCTGCCAGCAGCTCTACATTCACCGCTTTTGCGCCGGGACCAAAGCGTTCCACATCCGCCCAGCAGCCGCGTTCGAGCACCTGCTCCAGCGCCGGCACGCCGTCCGGCAGAATCACGCGCCCGGCGGCGGGCACGGTGCGCAGCAGATGATGAAACTGGGTCTGGATTGCGGCGAGATCAGGGAAAATATCGGCGTGGTCGAATTCGAGATTGTTGAGGATGGCCGTGCGCGGACGGTAATGAACAAACTTGGAGCGCTTGTCGAAAAACGCGGTGTCGTATTCATCCGCCTCGACAACAAAGAACGGTGCCTCGCCCAGCCGCGCGGAGACGCCGAAATTGCCGGGCACACCACCGATCAGGAAACCGGGCTTGAGCCCGGCGTGTTCGAGAATCCAGGCCACCATGCTGCTGGTGGTGGTCTTGCCGTGGGTGCCGGCAACGCCCACCACCCAGCGGCCCTGCAACACTTCGTCGGCCAGCCATTGCGGACCGGAGGTGTAGCGCAGGCCGCGATCAAGCACGTATTCCACCGCCGGGTTGCCACGGCTCATGGCGTTGCCGATCACCACCAGATCCGGGGCCGGTTCCAGGTGCGCGGGGTCATACCCTTGCAGCACCTCGATCCCCGCAGCAGCAAGCTGATCGGACATCGGCGGGTACACGTTCTGGTCCGAGCCGGTGACCCGGTGGCCCTGTGCGCGGGCCAGTTGCGCCAGGCTGCCCATAAAGGTGCCGCAGATACCAAGCACGTGGATATGCATTACGAAAACGCCCCGTCAGTGGTCAGTCACTGCGGGGCATTGTCGCAGAGCCGCCGCGCGCTGTCGCGGCGCGCGGCGCGGGTCAGAACGCCGGTGGCGCGGCCAGGAACAGGGAGGTGGCGGTGAAGCTGCCGTACTCCACATTGTTCTGATCCAGCACACTGCCGGTCAGGTCCTCGCCGCCGTCTTCCGACGACACCATCAGATCCACCCAGGCATCGTCGCCGAAGCCCTGCATGTCGCTGCGGAACGCCGACGGATTGTCCAGCCGCAGGCTGTCGGTGGGGCTCAGCGGATCGGACTGGAAGCTGCTCATCTGCACCATCGCCGCCAACGCGGTGTCGATCAGCGCCTGGCGTGACAAGGGCACGCGCACAGTGTCGCCGACACTGCTCAACGGCAGGCCCGGTGGCTGGTCGGGGAAGGTGTAACCGACCACCGTGTAGGGCTGCCAGGCGCGGGTGATGATCTGCATCGCCTGAGTCTGGACCATGTAGGCCCCAGCGTCATAGGCCACGTCATCTGCCAGACTGATGACACCGCCCTCGCAATCCATGCCGGCCTGTTCGCCGGTCAGTGCGGCACAGGCGCCGAGCGCCGACAGGATCTGCTGCTGGCAATACTGATCCGCCGTCTCGCCCGGACAGGTGCCCTGCTGCGCATAGAACGGGTTGGTGGTACTCAGCACCGGCACATCGTCCGCGACCCCGGTGCCGGCCAGCACGGCATGGGCCTGCGCCGTCACGCGGCGCGCCAGCGGGCCGATGTCCTCGTAATAACCGGCCACCAGCGACGGCAGCGCGGTGAGCCAGCTCTCCGGCAAGGTGCCACCGCCGTGCACGGCGGCGAGCGAGCGTGCGGCGGCATCGGTCAGCGGCGAAATATTCACCCAGCTGTCGAACTCGCTGGCACCGACCAGCGCATACAGCGTCTCGCCGTTGCGGCGTGCCCGCACCAGCAGCGGCTGGCCGCTGACGGTGAGGGAAAACAGGCCCTGATCATCGGTACGGATCGCTGTCGCTTCCAGCAGGGTGCTCAGCACGTCCACATCCGAGGGGCCGGCACCTTCTGCAAACCAGACCCGCCCCGACAGCACGCGCGGGCCAGCCGGCACGTCGACGGCTTCCAGTGTCAGCGACGAGGTGCCCGCCACCGGGTCACCCCCCCACAACGACAGGGAGGCATTGATCTCTGCGGCCAGTCGCGTTCCTGTCAGGCCGAGGCCTTGCCAGTCCAGCGTCACGGTCGCGCTGGCCGGGTCCGCCTCGATGCCGTATTGCGCCAGCAGCACGGCCAGCAAGGCGCCGGCCTGTTGCGGCGAGCGCAATGCGTCACCATTCAGTTGCGGCATGTTCTCGGGATAATCGCCCAGCACCGGCAGCCCCCCCGACAGATCCGTCGGGATATAGGCATTGGTGTCAGCTTCATTGAGCAGTGTCCAGTGCCAGTAGGCCGGCAGCGCCCACTGCACCAGCGGCGCAGTGTCACGCATGGTTCCTGCGATCAGGGCATAGTCGCCGCTCCACAATGGCAGGGGCAGCGCACCGAATTGCGCCACGCCCTGCTCATCCAGCGTGTAGCCGCCGGCCAGATCCAGCGGCGCCATCATCAGGTCCAGCTCGTTGCGATAGTCTTCCGTGTCCGGTCCCGCCAGCGGGTTGCGGCAATCGGCGGTTTCCAGCGTCTGGCAGGCGCGGGCCGCCGTGCGGCCCAGCACCGGCGTCAGCGCATCCAGCACCCGCGCCGGCGCGGCGTCGGAACCGGCCTCCGCGGACAACCACCATTGCGCGCTCATTTCCGGCAACGCCTCACCCGGCAACGCCAGGGCGTCCGTCAGCAGGGCGCTGTCCAGCATCTGTCCGATGGCCGCCAGATGAATCGCTTCCGCCAGCGGCGACAGTGAAATCACCCAGCCGGCCACCCGGTCCGGGTGCGTGACAAACCCGGTGATCGACGCACGGTCTTCGAAGGCCGCCACGTCAATCACCAGCGGGCCGGTGACCGCCTGCTCGAACAGCGCTTCGCCCTGTTCGTCGGTGGTCAGTGAATAACGGGCCCCCGTACCGAGATCGCGCACGGTCAGCGGACGTTCAGCCGGCGCCTGTCCGTCAGAAACCCGCAGCGTCAACGCCAGCGTGTCCGGACCAGGCCCGGGCGCACCGCCGTCCCGATGACTGCCACCGTCGCCGCCGCAGGCGCCCAGCGCCATGCTGGCCAGCAGAATCCCTGCCCATCGCCGATTTCCCATCGCTGTATTCCCCCATTTCCAAAAAAAAGACACACGAAAACGCGACAGTGTGGGATGCCTGTGGCATGCGGCGTTAGGCAAAGCGTCTCAGCGAGTTGGCAAAACGTCTCAACACGGGGAAAGCGTGAACTGATGCACAGCCCGGCTGATCATGACAGGGAAAGAAAACCCGGCCCCTCGGGGAAAAGGGCCGGGGACGCCTCAGTGACTGATCATCCAGGGGCGCGCGGAGGGGAACATCTTGTTGCCTTCGGCGGTGTAGAACACTTTCGGTTTGTGGCGGGCATGGTGGCAGCAGCCGTGTTCATGCTCCGACACCTGATTGCCGTGGCGTGGCTCGTGCCGCGCCCGTTCATTGCGCTCAATGGCCTGGCGTTTGACCGGCGACATGTCCAGCAACGTCGGCGCCACCAGCAGCACACGCGGTGCCAGTGTGCCGCAGTGTGGGCAGGCGTGGCTTTCGCCGGCATTGTCCATTGCCACCAGTTCATGGAACAGGCCGTGCTGCGGGCACTTGTAGTCGTAAAGTGGCATGGCGGGCCTCCCTTATTTCTTGTCCGGCGCCAGCGGCAGATCGACGCCGCCCTTGACGTGTTTCACCGGGCCGTCGGCATTCGGCTTCACATCGAACTCGAAAATGTCGGTGGGCAGCCACAGGGTGGCGCAGGCATTCGGCACATCCACCACGCCGCTGATATGCCCCTGTACCGGCGCACAACCGAGCAGTGAGTAGGCCTGCGCGCGGGTGTAACCGAACTTGGTCAGGTATTCGATGGCATTCAGGCACGCCTGGCGATAGGCAACATGCACATCCAGATAATGCTGCTTGCCGTCTTCATCCACCGAGATACCTTCGAAGATCAGGTAGTCGTCGTACTTCGGCGCCATCTTGCTCGGTTTGAAGATCGGGTTCTTGATGCCGTACTTCTGCATGCCACCCTTGATCAGGTTCACGCGCAGATGAATCCAGCCGGCCATTTCGATGGCGCCACAGAAGGTAATTTCGCCGTCGCCCTGGCTGAAGTGCAGATCACCCACCGACAGGCCGGCCTCTTTGACATAGACCGGGAAATACACCTGCGAACCGCGCGACAAGTCCTTGATGTCGCAGTTGCCACCGTGCTCGCGCGGCGGCACGGTACGTGCGGCTTCGGCCGCCGCTGCCGGCACCTTGTCCTTGCTCATCTTGCCCAGGTGCGCGGTATCGGCATACGGCAGGTTGGCCAGGCCCGGCACACGGTCCGGCTCGGTGTCGTAGAGTTCCTTTTCGCGGGCATTCCATTCATCCAGCATGCCTTTCGATGGCAGGCAGCCAATCAGGCCGGGATGGATCAGGCCGGCAAACTCGACGCCGGGGATATGCCGCGACCTGGTGAACATGCCGTTGAAATCCCAGATGGATTTCTGTGCTTCCGGAAAATGGTCGGTGAGAAAGCCGCCGCCGTTCTGTTTCGAGAAGAAACCGTTGAAACCCCACTGGCTCTCATCGAAAGTGCCGATATCGAGAATATCCACCACCAGCAGATCGCCCGGCTCGGCGCCCTCGACACCCACCGGCCCGGTGAGAAAGTGGACCTGCGAAAGATCCACGTCTCGCACATCCTCGGCGCTGTCATCGTTCTTGATCTGGCCGCCGGTCCAGTCGTGGCATTCGAGGATAAAGTCATCACCGGGCTTGACCTTCACGGCCATCGGGATATCCGGATGCCAGCGGTTGTGCACGCCGTCGTTGTCGTACGGGGATTTGTTCAGGTCGACCTTGATCAGTGTTTCCGCCATGAGAGTTCTCCTTCCGCTTTAAAAGAAAAGGGTCATACCGACAGGAAGCCGGCAATGACCTGTTCGTCGATGGCCGCGCGTTCGGCCTCGTGCACCAGCGCACCTTTCTCCATCACCAGCACCCGGTCCGCCACGTCGAGCACAAAACTGAGCACCTGCTCGGAGACAATGATGGACAGGCCGTGCTCATCCCGGATGCGACGCAGCGTGCGCGCGAGTTCGTGGATGATGGACGGCTGGATGCCTTCGGTGGGTTCGTCCAGCAACAGCACTTTCGGCTTGCCGGCCAGGGCGCGGGCGATCGCCAGTTGCTGTTGCTGGCCACCGGAGAGGTTGCCGCCGCGCCGGCTGCGCATGTCCCTGAGCACCGGAAACAACTCATACAGGTGCTCGGGAATGCGTTTCTCGCCGCTGGCGGACAGACCGGTCTCGATGTTTTCGCGCACCGTCATGGTGGAAAAGATCATCCGCCCCTGCGGCACAAAGCCGATACCGGCGCGCACGCGCTGGTAACTCTGCAACGGCGCCAGGTCTTGCCCGCCAAGCCGGATACTGCCGGCACTGGACGGGTGCATGCCGACCAGCGATTTCATCAGCGTGGTCTTGCCCATGCCGTTGCGGCCCACAATGGCAACAATCTCGTTCTCGCCAATGCGCATGTTCAGGTCGTTGATGATGCGGCTTTCGCCATAACTCACGCACAGCCCGGAGATATCAAGCATGAGCGGCCTCCTCGCGGCTCTCACGGTGGCCGAGATAGACCTCCACCACGCGCGGGTCATTCTTCACATGCTCCAGCGAGCCCTCCGCCAGCATCCTGCCCTGGTGCATCACGGTGACGCGGTGGGCAATGTCCTCGACGAACTGCATGTCATGCTCGATCACGATCACCGAACGTTGCCGGGTAATGGTGCGCAACAGCTCGGCAGTCTGCCGCCGCTCCGCCACCGACATGCCCGCCACCGGCTCGTCCAGCATCAGCAGCTCCGGGTCCTGGATCAGCAACATGCCGATCTCCAGCCACTGTTTCTGGCCATGGCTGAGCAGGCCCGCAGGCTGGTCCAGATGATCGGAAAGAAACACCGTGGCGGCGGTTTCATGCACGGCATCCAGCACGGCCTTGTCGCGACGGAACAGCAGCGCACCGAAAACAGAGCGGCCTCGCGGGTAGGAAATCTCCAGGTTCTCGAATACCGTCAGGTCCTCAAACACCGACGGATTCTGGAACTTGCGCCCGACACCGGCGTGCACGATGGCGTGCTCGCTCATGCGCGTCAGTTCCCGCCCGCGAAACTTGATCGAGCCGTCGGTGGCGCGCGTCTTGCCGCAGATCAGGTCCAGCACCGTGGTCTTGCCGGCACCATTCGGGCCGATGATCACGCGGATTTCCTGCGGGTCGACATAGAACGACAGGTCATCCACTGCCTTGAAACCGTCGAACGACACCGTCAGCCCTTCCACCGCCAGAATAAAATCCTGTGCATTGCTCATGAGATTTTCTCCTGTGCGGGGGTAACGGCCGCACCACGGCTGCGCGCACTCGCCCAGCCCCTGGCCAGCAGCGGTTCCAGATAACGGCTGTACAGGCCGGCCAGACCATTCGGGAATGCCAGCACTACAGCGATAAACAGCGCGCCCATGGCGTACAGCCACAGCTCCGGGAAGGATTCCGAGAAACTGGTCTTGGCCAGGTTGACGATCAGCGCGCCATACACGGCACCCAGCAGCGACAGCCGTCCGCCGACGGCGCAGAAGATCACCATCTCGATGGACGGCACGATGCCGACAAACGACGGCGACATGAAACCGACCTGGAGCGTGAACATCGCGCCGCCAATGGCCGAAAAGACACCGGCCAGGCAGAACACAAAAATCTTGAAACCGGACACGTCATAGCCGGAAAACCGCACACGGTCTTCCCGGTCACGCATGGCCACCAGGATGCGGCCAAACTTGCTGCGCAGGATCAGTTGCGCCAGCACCAGGCACAGCAACAGCAGGAACACACACAGGAAGTACAGGATCTGTTTGGCGTCGTCCGTGCGGATATCCCAGCCCAGCAGTGTGCGCAGGTCCGTCATGCCGTTGGCGCCGCCGGTATAGCCCTGCTGGCCGATGATCAGGATGGTGAGAATGGTGGCGATGGCCTGGGTGATGATCGCGAAGTACACACCACCGACACGGCGCTTGAACATCGCAAAACCGATCACAAAGGCGAACAGCGCCGGCACCACCAGCACCGCCACAATGGTGAACGTCAGGCTGTGGAACGGCTCCCAGAACCACGGCAGTTCGGTGACCTGGTTCCAGTCCATGAAATCCGGAATGCCCGGCGTGGTCTGGCGCGCGGTGCTGGCCATGTCCGACGCTTCCAGTTTCAGGAACATCGCCATGCAGTAGCCGCCCAGGCCGAAGAACACGCCCTGGCCCAGGCTGAGCACGCCACCGTAGCCCCAGCACAGCACCAGCCCCAGGGCGACGAACGCGAAGGTCAGGTATTTGCCGGTCAGGTTCAGGCGGAAGGCATCCAGCGCCAGCGGCAGGACCACCACCAGCAGTACCGCCAGCAGCAGGAAATAGAGCACCTCGCGGCCGGAGAACAGATTACGCAATGCAGTCATCACACGGCTCCCCCGCTCAATGCCTGATACGGCTGGCAAACAGCCCCTGCGGCCGCACCATCAGGATGCCGACCACGACCAGCAGCGTGTACACCTTGGCCATCGACCCGCTGAGGAAAAATTCCATGGTCGATTGCGCCTGCGAAATGGTGAACGCGGAGGCAATGGTGCCCAGCAGGCTCTGTGCACCGCCGAACACCACCACCAGGAAGGTGTCGACAATGTAGAGCTGGCCCGCCGTCGGCCCGGTGGAACCGATCATGGTGAAGGCGCTGCCGGCGATGCCGGCGATGCCGCAGCCGAGCGCAAAGGTGACGCGGTCCACCTGCTGTGTGTTGATGCCCACGGCGCCCGCCATCGGCCGGTTCTGCACCACCGCGCGCACTTTGCGTCCCCAGGAGGAGCGGTACATCAGCAGGTACACACCAAGCGCGGTCAGCAGTGAAATGCCCATTACGAACAGGCCGTTGATCGGCACTTCGATCATGTCGGTGATCGCGTAGGAGCCCATCATCCAGTCCGGCATGCGCACGCCCACTTCCCGCGCACCGAAAATCGAGCGGTAGGCCTGTTGCAGGATCAGGCTCAGGCCCCAGGTGGCCAGCAGCGTGTCCAGCGGCCGCTTGTACAGGTGCCGGATCAGCAACCATTCCACCGCCCCGCCCAGCAACGCCGAGGCGACAAAGGCAAGCAGGATGGCCACCGGAAAATACACCGCGAACAACCCCGGCAGATGGCTACTGAAAAACCCGGACGTCAGCCAGGTCACGTAGGCACCCAGAATCATGAATTCGCCATGGGCCATGTTGATCACGCCCATCTGGCCGAAGATGATGGCCAGCCCCAGAGCCATCAGTACGAATACGGAAAACAGCGATAACCCGGCGAAACCCTGCATCGCAAAAATCGATGTCAGTTCTGCGGCGGAATAGTCTGCAAACATCGGCCTGCTCCCAACAACTGCGATCCCGCTGGTGGCCGCGCGCGGCCACCAGCCCCGAGTGTGTGCGTTACATGTCCGGGAACGGGTCCGGCTCCATCAGTTCGTCGGTTTCGAACACCACTTCGTACTGACCGTTGTCCATGGCGCGGCCGACGCGGGTTTTCGACCAGAGGTGATGGTTTTCATGAATGCGGACATACCCTTCCGGTGCCGTGGTCAGCTCAATGCCCGGTGACGCTTCGCGAATCTTGTCGATATCGAACGAACCGGCTTTTTCGACAGCGGCTTTCCACAGCCAGGGACCAAGGTAGGCGGCCTGGGTGACGTCGCCGATCACGATGTCATCGCCCCAGCGCTCCTTGAAGGCTTCCACGAAGGCCTCGTTGTTCGGGTTGTCCAGGCTCTGGAAATATTTCATCGCCGCGTAGGCACCTTCGATGTTCTGGCCACCAATGCCGAGGATTTCGTCCTCGGTCACGGAGATGGTGAGCAGCAGCGGGCTTTCCCGGGTCAGGTCAAACCCGGCCGCCTGCAACTGGCGGTAGAAGGCCACGTTGGAGCCGCCCACCACGATGGCGTAGATCACGTCCGGTTTTTTCAGGCGAATGCGGTTGATGACGGAGTTGAACTGGGTGTGACCGAGCGGATAGTAATCCTCGCCCACCACTTCCAGGCCCAGGCTCTCGATGTGCGCGCGGGCGATCTTGTTCGAGGTACGCGGCCAGATATAGTCCGAACCGAGCAGGTAGAAGCTCTTGGCACCCTTCTCGCGCACCACCCAGTCGATGCCGGCGATGATCTGCTGGGTCGCTTCCTGGCCGGTGTAGATCACGTTCGGCGACTGCTCCAGCCCTTCATAGAAGGTCGGGTAGTACAGCATGCCGTTGTACTGTTCGAAGATCGGCAGCACTGCCTTGCGCGAGGCCGAGGTCCAGCAGCCGAACACGGCCGCCACCTTGTCGTTGATCAGCAGCTTGCGGGATTTCTCGGCAAAGGTCGGCCAGTCGCTGGCGCCGTCTTCCTGGACGTATTCGATCTGCCGGCCAAGCACCCCCCCGGCGGCGTTGATCTGCTCGATGGCGAGCTTCTCTGCCTGCACCGACCCGGTTTCGCTGATCGCCATGGTGCCGGTGATGGAATGCAGGATGCCCACTTTTACCGTGGTGTCGGTGACGGCAAGCCCGGTGGTGTTGACCTCGGAGGTCGGTGGCACGGCAGCCTGGCTCAGTGTGCTGGCCAGCGCCAGGGCCGGTATTGCCAGCCAGCGCCCCCAACGACGCGGCGTGTTGTGCGTGATGCTCATCTCGTTTCCCTCATACATGCGGTGGCCGATCCCCGGCATCTGCTCCGGGATACTCGAGGGTCAGTATCCGGGCACCCGCCCCGCCACCCCATTCGGGAAACACACCAGAGAACTACGTCATTTGACGCATACCCGCC is from Isoalcanivorax pacificus W11-5 and encodes:
- the urtA gene encoding urea ABC transporter substrate-binding protein codes for the protein MSITHNTPRRWGRWLAIPALALASTLSQAAVPPTSEVNTTGLAVTDTTVKVGILHSITGTMAISETGSVQAEKLAIEQINAAGGVLGRQIEYVQEDGASDWPTFAEKSRKLLINDKVAAVFGCWTSASRKAVLPIFEQYNGMLYYPTFYEGLEQSPNVIYTGQEATQQIIAGIDWVVREKGAKSFYLLGSDYIWPRTSNKIARAHIESLGLEVVGEDYYPLGHTQFNSVINRIRLKKPDVIYAIVVGGSNVAFYRQLQAAGFDLTRESPLLLTISVTEDEILGIGGQNIEGAYAAMKYFQSLDNPNNEAFVEAFKERWGDDIVIGDVTQAAYLGPWLWKAAVEKAGSFDIDKIREASPGIELTTAPEGYVRIHENHHLWSKTRVGRAMDNGQYEVVFETDELMEPDPFPDM